The genome window GCAGCTTGGCCTCTATCACCGGGGCAGCGAAACGGTCATCGAAAAGTTCTCCAACGAGCCGGTTGACGCCAAAACCAGTGGCAATATCATCGACCTCTGTCCCGTTGGCGCCCTTACCAATCGCGTCAGCCGCTTTGGATATCGACCCTGGGAGTTGACAAGCACCGACAGCATTTGCGTGCACTGTTCCCAGGGCTGCAATGTGCGACTGGATACCCGCCTGCACGAGTTGCGCCGAATCGTCGCTCGCGAGAACATGGCTGTCAACGACGAGTGGATCTGCGACAAGGGACGCTTTGTGCACGGCTTTGTGGATCATCCCGATCGTTTGAAACAGCCTCTCGTGCGGGACGTCGAGGGCAGGCTTCAGGAGACAACCTGGCAGGATGCGCTGGAGGTAGTGGCCGATCAACTGACTGCCATTGTCGAACGCCAGGGCGGCGATGCCGTGGGTGCCATCGGTTCGGCGAAACTCAGCAACGAAGCCGCCTACCTCTTTCAGAAATTTATGCGCAGCCTTGTGGGCACCAACAACGTGGATCACAAAGGCGGCAGTGCGGTGCTCGCCGATCCTCGAGGGCTTTCCAACCTGCGCGACGTCGAAGACTCGGACGTCATTGTGCTCGTGGGATTCGATCCTGCCGAAGAGCTGCCGGTGATGGACCTGTTTATTCGCCGAACGGTGGTTCGAAAGGGCGCAAAGCTGGTCGTTTTGCATCCCCGCAAAATCGAGGACACCCGGTATCCGGCTGCCTATTTGCCCTACATGCCTGGGGCCGAGGTCGAATTGCTGGCCGAGATGAGCCGGGCCTTGCTCCAGGTCAGCACCATCCGGGAGCGTGTCGCCAAGGCCCATGGATTTGACGACCTGGTTGCCTGGCTGGGGAACGAGCCGGCTGGCCAGGAGGTGTCGGCGGTAGCCCAGTTGATTGCCGGTGCGGAACGGGCCATCATTTTGTATGGACCGGCACTGGTTAGCGGGCCTGGTGGAGAGAATAACCGGTGGGCTCTGGACAATTTCGCCCGACTTGCCGGTTGTGCGGACAGGACCTATTATATCGCGCCGGAGGCAAACAGCGTCGGCGTTCGCGACATGGGCTTGCTGCCGCATCAGCACTCTGGGCACACAGCGGTCACCGACGAAGCAACGCGCGATCGTTTGCGGCGATTGTGGGGCGGTTCCCTGCCGCCCAACGAAGGCCTGTCCTATAGCGGCATGCTCAACGCCGCCGGCAGTGGTCATCTTGCGGCGCTGTATCTGGTTGGCAGCGACCCGGTCTCAGAAGGTCCTGCCGGACGTTCTGCGATAGAACGCGCTGAATTCGTGGTTGTTCAGGATATGTTCCTGACGGAAACCGCCGCCCTGGCTGATGTTGTGCTGCCGGCAGTCAGCTGGGCCGAGAGCGATGGGACCTACACCAACCTGGAGCGACGGGTGCAAAGGGCGCCCAGGGCACTGCAGAAGCCTCAGAGCAGGGCCTTGCCCGATTGGCGCATCTTGACCCAGCTTGCCCAGAGCTGGCCGGGGATGGTCGGCGACATCGCTGACTCCGGAAACCGCAAGGGCAAAAAACGACGTAAAGAGGGCCTGCCGCCCAAACGGTGGACCTATGCCAGCGCCCAGGCCGTACTGGATGAGATTTCCAAAGCAGTGTCCGGCTACGGTGACATCAGTTGGAGTGAGTTGGGCGACCTGGGCAAACAGTGCAACGGCGGGCAAAGCGGCGGGCGATCGCAGCGTTTCGTGGTTCCTGGTACCCTGGGCTTCAGGGATGCCGGAAGCGCCGCCACCTACCGGCTGGCCAGCGGAAACGTTCTATTTGACAGTGGCACATTGGTGCAGGCGACTGAAGCCACTTACGGCATTGCCGCGCCGCTGGTTGTTGGCATCAATCCGGTGGATTCGGCCAGGGAAATGCTGGCTGGCGGTGAACAGGTGGTCGTTTCGTCCATCAACGGCTCCTTGACTCTCGCCGTTGATCTGGATGAGCGGGTGCGGCCCGGCACCTTGTGGATTTCCTATTCGTTGCTGGGAGCCCCCGTGGAGGCGCTTTTGGGCACCGACGACAGTATTGGAATTCCAGTTCAGTTGAGCAAGGCTGAGTGACAATGGATTGGGTAGAACTTCTCCTCATCCCGGCGGTCAAGAGCCTGGTATTAATCGTGGTTTTGCTCCTTGGCTTCGCTTATATGACTTATTACGAGCGGAAATTTCTGGCCCGGCTGACCACCCGCGTCGGGCCCAATCGGGCTGGTCCGAAAGGACTGCTTCAGCCGATTGCCGATGCATTGAAGGCCATCTTCAAGGAGGAGTTCGTTCCGGGGCATGTGGACAAGTGGGTGTACATCGTGGCACCCGCGCTGGCGCTCATTCCTGCGCTGGTGGCCTTTGCCGTGATTCCCATCGGGCCTGATATCACCATCTTCGGGCACACGATCTCCCTTTATATCGCGGATGTCAACATCGGTTTTCTTTATATTTTGGCTATTGCCAGCGTGGGCACCTACGGCGTGATTCTAGCGGGTTGGAGCAGCAACAACAACTACTCCATTCTGGGCGCGCTGCGAACGGCTGCCCAGATGGTCAGCTACGAGCTACCTATGGGGATTATCCTCGTAAGTATCGTATTGCTTACCAGCCTGTCCACGGGGGTTGGCAGTCTCAGCCTGGTCGAACTGGTTGAGGTTGTCACGCCCGATCGTTCCATCTTGCACTGGCTTTGGCTGTGGGTTGCCTTTCCCATTTTCTTCATCTGTATGCTGGCAGAAACCAGCCGCAGTCCCTTCGATCTTCCGGAGACGGAAAACGAGCTGGTTGCCGGTTTCCAGACCGAGTATGGCGGCATCAAATTCGCGCTCTTTTTCATGGCAGAATATATCCATGTGATCACTGCCTCTGCCATCATGGTCACCGTCTTCTTTGGTGGTTGGCAGGGGCCCTTTGTGGACACACTGCCGATCCTGGGTGTTTTCTGGTTTGTAGCGAAGGTCATTCTCGTTTTGGGCCTCTTTATCTGGGTTAGGGCCAGCGTGCCCCGGGTGCGCTACGATCAGCTGATGAGTTTCTGCTGGAAATTTCTTTTCCCGATCTCTCTGGTGTACCTGGCGATTACCGCGGTCTTCGTGGCCCTGACGTAGGCAACGGTCTGAGTAGTGAACGAATCGTTTTCACTGTGGAGTGATGATGTCTGGACTTGGTGATGTTGTAAAAGGTGCAGCCCAAATCGCGCAGGCCATGGGTGTTACGCTGAAATATGCAACCAGGCGGCCCGTGACTCTCGAATATCCTGAAGAGCCGATGGCGGTGTTCCCGCGCTATCGAGGCCAACACATGTTGCGCCGCTATGACAACGGTCTGGAACGCTGTATCGGTTGTTGTCTCTGTGAAGCTGCCTGTCCAACGGGCGCCATTCTGGTAGAAGCCGCCGAAAATGATCCCGGGAACCCGCGATCGCCCGGTGAACGTTACGCCAAAACCTACGAAGTTAACCTGTTGCGCTGTGTATTCTGTGGTGACTGCGAGATAGCCTGTCCGACCGAGGCCATCGTTCTCACTCAGTCGGTGCCGATGCCACAGCGAAACCGGGCAAACTTCATATTGACCCAGGATGTGCTCCTTGAACCCAAGGATGCGAACCTGGTTATCCGTCCTGATTCGTGATGCCACAATGTCATGATGACTTGCTGACATAATCTGGAACCGACCATGGAATTGCTCTTTTTCATAGCGTTAGGATTTCTCGCCCTCGTCGGTGCGATCGGCGTGGTAGTAAGCCGAAATGCGGTCTACAGCGCGCTGGCGTTGCTGCTCAATTTTGCCGTGTTGGCAGTGATGTATTTCATGCTGAACGCGCAGTTTCTGGGCGTGGTGCAGGTGATCGTATACACCGGCGCCATCGTCGTTCTTTTCCTGTTCGTTATCATGTTGATTGGCGGCCAGCTTGCTCCTGGGTCCACCCTTGCCAGCGGACGCCGCCAGACCCGGGTTGCGGCCCTGATTCTGTCTGTCTTGATGGCAGTCGGACTGTCGATCGTTGTCGTGTTGGGTGCGCTGGCGCCGACGACTGGCATTGTGCCCGATTTTGGCAGCGTACAGGCCATCGGACAGGTGTTGTTCACCGAGTATCTCTTGCCCTTCGAACTGGCGTCGGTACTTCTCCTGGTTGCCATGATCGGCGCCGTTGTGCTGGCCCGACGACCAAAGAAACTTTGAAATGTCTGAATAATGGACACCATACCTACCAACTATTATCTGATACTCTCAGCCATCATCTTCGTCATCGGAGCTCTCGGGGTACTGGTACGCCGTAATGCCCTGATCATTTTCATGTGTGTGGAGATGATGCTCAACGCGGTGAACCTGACCTTTATCGCCCTGGCCCGGCAGTTTGGCCAACTGGACGGCCAGATATTCGTGTTTATGGTTATGGCAGTAGCGGCCGCCGAAGTGGCTGTTGGTCTGGCGATCGTCATGGCCATGGTGTGGCACCGCGACACGACTAACGTCGACGAGATTGATCTGCTGAAGGGTTAGCGTCAAATCGAAGATTCACGCACTTTCTGAAACTCACATGCTCAACTTTGCCTGGCTAATTTTCATCCCACCTCTGGTAGCTCTACTGATCAACGCGTTTTTCGGGCGACGTCTCGGAAAACCGGGGGCCGGTTATCTGGGCGCGCTGGCTGTCGGGCTCTCCTTCCTGGTGGCTGTCGGCATTTTTGTCGGTTTGCTTGCCCTGCCGCCCGATGACCGCAGCGTACAGGTTTTTCTCTGGCAGTGGATAACCATCGGCACCTTTTCTCCCGATTTCGCATTGCTGATCGATCCCCTTTCGGTGATCATGATCCTGGTTGTCACCGGGGTCGGTTTTTTGATCCACATCTACTCCATCGAATACATGAAGGTCGATGATGAACACCGGCCTCTGGACGAAGGCCGCTATGCCCGCTACTTCGTCTTTGTAAATTTCTTTATTGTCGCCATGCTCTTTCTGGTGCTTGCCAACAATTTCCTGCTTCTGTACCTGGGCTGGGAGGGTGTTGGTCTGGCAAGTTTCCTGCTGATCGGCTTCTGGTTCCACAAGCCTTCCGCCCGTGACGCAGGCAAAAAGGCCTTTCTGGTCAACCGGGTGGGCGATTTCGGCATGGCCCTGGCCATCATGATGATTTTTAAATACATGGGCGATGTGGCAGGCAGCCTGGCCTTCGACGACATTTTCGCGGCCCTCGAGCAGAATCCTGCCCTGTTGGCGGGCGTTGCTGGTATCATCACGATGCTGCTGCTTCTGGCGGCAACCGGCAAATCAGCCCAGATCCCTCTGTGGGTCTGGTTGCCCGATGCCATGGAGGGACCCACGCCGGTCAGCGCCCTGATCCACGCTGCAACCATGGTGACCGCGGGCGTCTACATGATCGTTCGCGTCAGCCCCATTTTCGAGCTGGCGGGCAACACGTTGACCGTGGTTGCCTGGATAGGCGTCCTGACGGCGTTGATGGGAGCCACCATTGCTCTGACCAAGACCGATCTGAAAAGAATCCTTGCTTACTCCACCATCTCCCAGTTGGGCTTCATGTTCCTGGCTGTGGGCTCAAGCGCCTACGCCGCGGGCATTTTTCACCTGACCACCCATGCTTTTTTCAAGGCGCTGCTTTTCCTCGGCGCCGGGTGCGTGATGCACGCGTTGCACGGGGAACTGGACATCAACAAGATGGGTGGGCTGAAGGATAAGA of Chloroflexota bacterium contains these proteins:
- the nuoG gene encoding NADH-quinone oxidoreductase subunit NuoG is translated as MSELVAITIDDIEYQVPAGVPLSEAARKYLGIEIPVFCAHPKLDPLGACRMCLVEMEGRGGRWSIVTACTTMVADGMKFRYTSESATQAREDTLEFLLVNHPLDCPICDKGGECPLQDQVMAHGSGESRFSEDKVHKQKRYPISDLILLDQERCILCWRCIRYLDEWEDKPQLGLYHRGSETVIEKFSNEPVDAKTSGNIIDLCPVGALTNRVSRFGYRPWELTSTDSICVHCSQGCNVRLDTRLHELRRIVARENMAVNDEWICDKGRFVHGFVDHPDRLKQPLVRDVEGRLQETTWQDALEVVADQLTAIVERQGGDAVGAIGSAKLSNEAAYLFQKFMRSLVGTNNVDHKGGSAVLADPRGLSNLRDVEDSDVIVLVGFDPAEELPVMDLFIRRTVVRKGAKLVVLHPRKIEDTRYPAAYLPYMPGAEVELLAEMSRALLQVSTIRERVAKAHGFDDLVAWLGNEPAGQEVSAVAQLIAGAERAIILYGPALVSGPGGENNRWALDNFARLAGCADRTYYIAPEANSVGVRDMGLLPHQHSGHTAVTDEATRDRLRRLWGGSLPPNEGLSYSGMLNAAGSGHLAALYLVGSDPVSEGPAGRSAIERAEFVVVQDMFLTETAALADVVLPAVSWAESDGTYTNLERRVQRAPRALQKPQSRALPDWRILTQLAQSWPGMVGDIADSGNRKGKKRRKEGLPPKRWTYASAQAVLDEISKAVSGYGDISWSELGDLGKQCNGGQSGGRSQRFVVPGTLGFRDAGSAATYRLASGNVLFDSGTLVQATEATYGIAAPLVVGINPVDSAREMLAGGEQVVVSSINGSLTLAVDLDERVRPGTLWISYSLLGAPVEALLGTDDSIGIPVQLSKAE
- the nuoH gene encoding NADH-quinone oxidoreductase subunit NuoH, translated to MDWVELLLIPAVKSLVLIVVLLLGFAYMTYYERKFLARLTTRVGPNRAGPKGLLQPIADALKAIFKEEFVPGHVDKWVYIVAPALALIPALVAFAVIPIGPDITIFGHTISLYIADVNIGFLYILAIASVGTYGVILAGWSSNNNYSILGALRTAAQMVSYELPMGIILVSIVLLTSLSTGVGSLSLVELVEVVTPDRSILHWLWLWVAFPIFFICMLAETSRSPFDLPETENELVAGFQTEYGGIKFALFFMAEYIHVITASAIMVTVFFGGWQGPFVDTLPILGVFWFVAKVILVLGLFIWVRASVPRVRYDQLMSFCWKFLFPISLVYLAITAVFVALT
- the nuoI gene encoding NADH-quinone oxidoreductase subunit NuoI, whose translation is MMSGLGDVVKGAAQIAQAMGVTLKYATRRPVTLEYPEEPMAVFPRYRGQHMLRRYDNGLERCIGCCLCEAACPTGAILVEAAENDPGNPRSPGERYAKTYEVNLLRCVFCGDCEIACPTEAIVLTQSVPMPQRNRANFILTQDVLLEPKDANLVIRPDS
- a CDS encoding NADH-quinone oxidoreductase subunit J, with the translated sequence MELLFFIALGFLALVGAIGVVVSRNAVYSALALLLNFAVLAVMYFMLNAQFLGVVQVIVYTGAIVVLFLFVIMLIGGQLAPGSTLASGRRQTRVAALILSVLMAVGLSIVVVLGALAPTTGIVPDFGSVQAIGQVLFTEYLLPFELASVLLLVAMIGAVVLARRPKKL
- the nuoK gene encoding NADH-quinone oxidoreductase subunit NuoK, with product MDTIPTNYYLILSAIIFVIGALGVLVRRNALIIFMCVEMMLNAVNLTFIALARQFGQLDGQIFVFMVMAVAAAEVAVGLAIVMAMVWHRDTTNVDEIDLLKG
- the nuoL gene encoding NADH-quinone oxidoreductase subunit L, yielding MLNFAWLIFIPPLVALLINAFFGRRLGKPGAGYLGALAVGLSFLVAVGIFVGLLALPPDDRSVQVFLWQWITIGTFSPDFALLIDPLSVIMILVVTGVGFLIHIYSIEYMKVDDEHRPLDEGRYARYFVFVNFFIVAMLFLVLANNFLLLYLGWEGVGLASFLLIGFWFHKPSARDAGKKAFLVNRVGDFGMALAIMMIFKYMGDVAGSLAFDDIFAALEQNPALLAGVAGIITMLLLLAATGKSAQIPLWVWLPDAMEGPTPVSALIHAATMVTAGVYMIVRVSPIFELAGNTLTVVAWIGVLTALMGATIALTKTDLKRILAYSTISQLGFMFLAVGSSAYAAGIFHLTTHAFFKALLFLGAGCVMHALHGELDINKMGGLKDKMPKTYWTFLIGAAALAGFPLLAGFWSKDGVLFGAFEDGDYLLYAIGLFTAFLTAVYAFKMVFVSFWGKPRDKKLYDHAHDAPGLMTWPLIILAALSIFAGLINIPILLPALDGWMEPVVHGDEHHVSVTLEVGLLVLSAAVSLAGIFLAYWLYVRRADTGESVSEKFGFIYTLADNGYYFDRVYDEAIRKPLWALGGFLYAGFDVNVIDRAVNGVAAGFGWLGSVTQRLQTGLVGTYALTLFFGAVVVLGYFLLVALFG